From the genome of Streptomyces sp. NBC_01341, one region includes:
- a CDS encoding family 2 encapsulin nanocompartment cargo protein terpene cyclase, whose amino-acid sequence MAQPFTLPDFYVPYPARLNPHLEAARSHTREWARGMGMLEGSGIWEEKDLESHDYALLCAYTHPDCSAEALSLVTDWYVWVFFFDDHFLELFKRTPDREGGKRYLDRLPDFMPMRRGAATPEPTNPVEAGLADLWARTVPSMSDAWRARFAEATENLLNESLWELANINEGRIANPVEYIEMRRKVGGAPWSAGLVEYAANAEIPASVAGARALRVLSDAFSDAVHLRNDLFSYQREVEDEGENSNGVLVLERFLGCSTQEAAEAVNDLLTSRLQQFENTALTELGPLCAEKGLAPDETVAVLAYVKGLQDWQSGGHEWHMRSSRYMNGDAARSVPAFGMAAASIRLTPRAESLRRRSHTHVPHQHVGPSLLPDFDMPFSTTLSPHLDGARVRIVEWSHRMGLLEAQPGVPGSHIWDEERLVATDLPLCAAGLQPDATPDELDLSSGWLTWGTYGDDWFPVVHGRTRDLAGARLANERLSQFMPLDLASVPEPVNALERGLADLWRRTACPMDESGRRTFREAVEKMTASWLWELANQAQNRIPDPVDYMEMRRATFGSDLTMSLCRLGHGRKVPDAVYRSGPMRSLENAAADYACLMNDVFSYQKEIEYEGEVHNGVLVVQNFFGVDYRTGVAIVDDLMKSRMRQFQHVAERELPVLYDDFGLDAEAREILAGYVVELQHWMAGILIWHRDCRRYREEDLRRGTGTPWHISGPTGFGTSAARVTRLLTAQGRFSPAGTALPEVASAGRTGRP is encoded by the coding sequence ATGGCACAGCCCTTCACACTGCCGGACTTCTACGTGCCGTATCCGGCGCGTCTCAATCCGCATCTCGAGGCCGCCCGGAGCCATACCCGGGAGTGGGCACGCGGGATGGGGATGCTGGAGGGCTCAGGAATCTGGGAGGAGAAGGACCTCGAGTCCCACGACTACGCGCTTCTCTGCGCGTACACCCACCCCGACTGCTCGGCCGAGGCGCTGTCCCTCGTCACCGACTGGTACGTGTGGGTCTTCTTCTTCGACGACCACTTCCTGGAGCTGTTCAAGCGCACGCCGGACCGGGAGGGCGGCAAGCGGTATCTGGACCGGCTCCCCGACTTCATGCCGATGCGTCGGGGCGCCGCGACGCCCGAGCCGACGAACCCCGTCGAGGCGGGCCTCGCGGACCTGTGGGCGCGGACCGTGCCGAGCATGTCCGACGCGTGGCGGGCCCGGTTCGCCGAGGCGACGGAGAACCTCCTGAACGAATCCCTCTGGGAGCTCGCGAACATCAACGAGGGGCGTATCGCCAACCCCGTCGAGTACATCGAGATGCGTCGCAAGGTGGGCGGGGCACCGTGGTCCGCGGGGCTCGTGGAGTACGCCGCGAACGCCGAGATCCCCGCATCGGTGGCCGGCGCACGGGCACTGCGGGTCCTGAGCGACGCGTTCTCCGACGCCGTGCATCTGCGCAACGACCTCTTCTCCTACCAGCGGGAGGTCGAGGACGAGGGCGAGAACAGCAACGGCGTACTGGTCCTTGAAAGGTTCCTGGGCTGCTCGACGCAGGAGGCGGCCGAGGCGGTCAACGATCTGCTGACGTCACGCCTCCAGCAGTTCGAGAACACCGCCCTGACCGAACTCGGGCCCCTGTGCGCGGAGAAGGGGCTGGCCCCGGACGAGACGGTGGCGGTCCTGGCCTACGTGAAGGGACTCCAGGACTGGCAGTCCGGCGGCCACGAATGGCACATGCGCTCCAGCCGCTACATGAACGGCGACGCCGCGCGGAGCGTGCCCGCCTTCGGCATGGCCGCGGCCTCGATCCGGCTCACCCCCCGCGCGGAGTCCCTGCGGCGGCGCAGCCACACACACGTGCCCCACCAGCACGTGGGCCCTTCCCTGCTGCCGGACTTCGACATGCCGTTCAGCACGACTCTGAGCCCGCACCTGGACGGCGCGCGGGTCAGGATCGTGGAGTGGTCGCACCGGATGGGACTGCTGGAGGCGCAGCCCGGCGTGCCGGGTTCGCACATCTGGGACGAGGAGCGGCTCGTCGCGACCGATCTGCCTCTGTGCGCGGCCGGGTTGCAGCCCGACGCCACCCCCGACGAGCTCGACCTGTCGTCGGGATGGCTGACCTGGGGGACGTACGGGGACGACTGGTTCCCGGTGGTGCACGGCCGGACGCGTGATCTGGCGGGGGCGAGGCTGGCCAACGAGCGGCTGTCGCAGTTCATGCCGCTGGACCTCGCGTCCGTGCCCGAGCCGGTCAACGCCCTGGAGCGGGGACTCGCGGACCTCTGGCGGAGGACGGCCTGCCCGATGGACGAGAGCGGTCGCCGCACCTTCCGCGAGGCCGTGGAGAAGATGACGGCGAGCTGGCTCTGGGAGCTGGCGAACCAGGCGCAGAACCGGATTCCCGACCCGGTGGACTACATGGAGATGCGCCGGGCGACGTTCGGTTCGGACCTCACGATGAGCCTGTGCCGGCTGGGTCACGGCAGGAAGGTGCCGGACGCCGTCTACCGCAGCGGCCCGATGCGGTCCCTGGAGAACGCGGCCGCCGACTACGCGTGCCTGATGAACGACGTCTTCTCGTACCAGAAGGAGATCGAGTACGAGGGCGAGGTGCACAACGGCGTCCTGGTCGTGCAGAACTTCTTCGGAGTGGACTACCGGACCGGCGTCGCGATCGTGGACGATCTGATGAAGTCGCGGATGCGCCAGTTCCAGCACGTCGCGGAGCGGGAACTCCCCGTGCTGTACGACGACTTCGGCCTGGACGCCGAGGCCAGGGAGATCCTGGCGGGTTACGTCGTGGAGCTCCAGCACTGGATGGCGGGCATCCTCATCTGGCACCGCGACTGCCGGCGCTACCGCGAGGAGGACCTGCGACGGGGCACCGGGACCCCGTGGCACATCAGCGGCCCCACGGGGTTCGGGACGTCGGCGGCGCGGGTGACCCGGCTGCTGACGGCGCAGGGACGTTTCAGCCCTGCTGGAACAGCTCTGCCGGAAGTGGCTTCAGCAGGGCGTACAGGTCGTCCGTGA
- a CDS encoding N-acetylmuramoyl-L-alanine amidase: MTSKQRTRLALALTTAGALSVALLSPAAAGADTVRPECPRSLSCDWVPAAYQQTGDPADKDTYGNYDTADRPAGNQVKFIVLHDTEEDFDTTLKIFQNPLNQTSAHYVVRSSDGHVTQMVKNKDVAWQAGNWYLNTHSIGIEQEGVAAEGAKWYTPEMYRSTARLVRHLAAKYDIPLDRQHIIGHDGVPPTSAAGTKNMHWDPGPYWDWNRFMALLGRPSVPSAPRTGELVTVSADFTKNQQEFRDCEKSVDLPRQGSSAVPLHTEPSADSPLFSDPGLHPDGSPGTNCAADWGSKISATQQAVVAGRVPGWTAIWWYGQKAWFSTPDGARVTVPTSGTVVRPKAGKGEVPVYGVAYPEKGEYPADFVKPTVGTPLVYTIKEGQAFPGGGQAPTGYYYAPTIDASKPYDHTYFAGAQKYVTVQIGHRIGFVKASDVDVTRARS; the protein is encoded by the coding sequence ATGACGTCGAAGCAGAGGACCAGACTCGCGCTCGCACTGACCACGGCGGGGGCGCTGAGCGTGGCGCTCCTCTCCCCGGCGGCCGCCGGCGCGGACACCGTACGGCCGGAATGTCCCCGCAGCCTGTCCTGCGACTGGGTCCCCGCCGCCTACCAGCAGACCGGTGACCCCGCTGACAAGGACACGTACGGCAACTACGACACCGCGGACCGCCCGGCCGGCAACCAGGTCAAGTTCATCGTCCTGCACGACACGGAGGAGGACTTCGACACCACGCTGAAGATCTTCCAGAACCCGCTCAACCAGACCTCGGCGCACTACGTCGTGCGCTCGTCCGACGGTCATGTCACACAGATGGTGAAGAACAAGGACGTCGCCTGGCAGGCGGGCAACTGGTACCTCAACACGCACTCCATCGGCATCGAACAGGAGGGAGTCGCGGCCGAGGGCGCCAAGTGGTACACCCCCGAGATGTACCGCTCGACCGCACGTCTGGTGCGTCACCTGGCGGCCAAGTACGACATCCCGCTCGACCGGCAGCACATCATCGGACACGACGGCGTCCCGCCCACCAGCGCCGCGGGGACGAAGAACATGCACTGGGACCCGGGGCCGTACTGGGACTGGAACCGCTTCATGGCCCTGCTCGGCAGGCCGAGCGTGCCGAGTGCGCCCAGGACCGGTGAACTCGTCACTGTCAGCGCGGACTTCACCAAGAACCAGCAGGAGTTCCGCGACTGCGAGAAGAGCGTGGACCTGCCCCGCCAGGGAAGCAGCGCCGTGCCCCTGCACACGGAGCCGTCCGCGGACTCACCGCTCTTCTCCGACCCCGGACTGCACCCGGACGGATCGCCCGGGACGAACTGCGCCGCGGACTGGGGCAGCAAGATCAGTGCCACCCAGCAGGCCGTCGTCGCCGGCCGCGTCCCCGGCTGGACGGCGATCTGGTGGTACGGGCAGAAGGCGTGGTTCAGCACCCCCGACGGGGCCCGGGTCACCGTCCCCACCTCGGGCACGGTCGTCCGCCCGAAGGCGGGCAAGGGGGAAGTGCCGGTGTACGGCGTCGCCTACCCGGAGAAGGGTGAGTATCCCGCGGACTTCGTGAAGCCGACCGTCGGCACCCCGCTCGTGTACACCATCAAGGAGGGGCAGGCGTTTCCCGGCGGCGGGCAGGCACCCACCGGCTACTACTACGCCCCGACGATCGACGCCTCGAAGCCGTACGACCACACGTACTTCGCCGGGGCCCAGAAGTACGTGACGGTGCAGATCGGCCATCGGATCGGCTTCGTCAAGGCGTCCGACGTCGATGTGACGCGAGCTCGCTCGTGA
- a CDS encoding aminoglycoside phosphotransferase family protein, with translation MYTASSSVSAPPRPLRPAGAGGGPYLDPRAASPASAAGRTRRAAGPGTQSLSGRLDLSGPQGAQLRMAIASVHRICPEFNPVQVLRRSGRSVLIVGTTGRATAVAKCLLDHSPAWTERFRHEIAAYRAFVRHRPPVRAPRLIAADPENCTLVIERMPGRVAALTRHPAEAPPRADLRAVLGAISRVNAWRPPPGLFDAPLDYASRIARYHELGLFTDRDLGDLQKLLHGLAHAGGRQGMGQFCHGDALLSNILLPPTGPVLVDWEHAGWYLPGYDLATLWAVLGDAPASRRQISQLAQASGAAARDAFLINLMIVLTREIRTYETAVQRAMREGAPSGGGQARQGALSSGEEQRLLLRRLHDDCAMARRAVRAAVGTR, from the coding sequence ATGTACACAGCATCGTCCTCCGTGTCCGCCCCGCCCCGGCCGCTCCGTCCCGCGGGAGCGGGTGGCGGTCCGTATCTCGACCCCCGTGCCGCGTCACCGGCGTCCGCCGCGGGTCGGACCCGGCGGGCGGCGGGACCGGGCACCCAGTCGCTCAGCGGACGACTCGACCTGTCGGGCCCCCAGGGCGCGCAGTTGAGAATGGCCATCGCCTCGGTGCACCGCATCTGCCCGGAGTTCAACCCGGTGCAGGTGCTGCGCCGCAGCGGACGCTCGGTGCTCATCGTGGGCACCACCGGCCGCGCGACCGCTGTGGCCAAGTGTTTACTGGACCACTCCCCCGCGTGGACGGAGAGGTTCCGGCACGAAATAGCGGCCTACCGCGCGTTCGTCAGGCACCGCCCGCCGGTCCGGGCCCCGCGGCTCATCGCCGCCGACCCGGAGAACTGCACCCTGGTGATCGAGCGGATGCCCGGCCGCGTCGCGGCGCTGACGAGGCACCCTGCGGAGGCGCCGCCCCGCGCGGACCTGCGGGCCGTGCTGGGAGCGATCAGCCGGGTCAACGCGTGGAGGCCGCCGCCGGGCCTGTTCGACGCCCCGCTCGACTATGCCTCGCGCATCGCCCGCTATCACGAGCTGGGCCTCTTCACGGACCGCGACCTGGGCGACCTGCAGAAGCTGCTGCACGGCCTGGCGCATGCCGGCGGCCGTCAGGGAATGGGCCAGTTCTGCCACGGCGACGCGCTTCTCTCCAACATCCTGCTTCCCCCCACGGGTCCGGTGCTCGTCGACTGGGAACACGCCGGCTGGTACCTCCCCGGGTACGACCTCGCGACGCTCTGGGCCGTGCTCGGTGACGCTCCGGCGTCCCGACGGCAGATCAGCCAGCTGGCGCAGGCGTCCGGCGCCGCGGCGCGCGACGCCTTCCTGATCAACCTCATGATCGTCCTGACCCGCGAGATCCGTACGTACGAGACAGCCGTGCAGCGGGCTATGCGCGAGGGCGCTCCGTCCGGGGGCGGCCAGGCACGGCAGGGCGCACTGTCCTCCGGCGAGGAGCAGCGGCTCCTGTTGCGCAGGCTGCACGACGACTGCGCGATGGCCCGGCGGGCCGTGCGCGCAGCGGTGGGGACCCGATGA
- a CDS encoding DNA-binding protein NsdB has protein sequence MTGEPNTRLSDLFGLAGWSKGELARMVNRQAAAMGHLQLATDTSRVRRWIDMGESPRDPVPEVLAALFTERLGRVVTIEDLGFGRRGRVGKRQKAGTENNPDGLPWAPERTAAVLTEFTGMDLMLNRRGLVGAGAALAAGSAITGAMHDWLHSEPAPAARTRPGDLLHADNAGFDRYEAAPIGSEEIEALEHSVEVFRAWDASRGGGLQRKAVVGQLNEVGGMLAYRHPDHLQRRLWGVAANLAVLAGWMSHDVGLEPTAQKYFIIAAHAAREGGDRPRAGEALSRAARQMVHLGRPDDALDLMKLATSGSGEETLPRTRAMLHTIEAWAQASMGHGQAMRRTLGEAEELFMSDKRDVPAPSWMQLFDEADMHGMQALAFRTLAEHDPRAAGTAQRHAKQALELRINGRQRSKIFDYISLASACFIGDDPEQADRYARLALVSMGETSSHRTWDRLREMYRLTGQFAGYAKIQDLREEIELALPPSPVKKKTRGSQI, from the coding sequence GTGACCGGAGAACCCAACACCCGCCTATCTGACCTGTTCGGCCTGGCCGGCTGGTCCAAGGGCGAACTCGCGAGAATGGTGAACAGGCAGGCGGCGGCCATGGGCCACCTCCAACTGGCCACCGACACCTCGCGGGTACGGCGCTGGATCGACATGGGGGAGTCCCCCCGCGATCCCGTGCCCGAAGTGCTGGCAGCCCTGTTCACCGAGCGGCTCGGCCGTGTCGTGACCATCGAGGACCTCGGGTTCGGCCGGCGCGGGCGTGTGGGAAAGCGGCAGAAAGCCGGGACGGAGAACAATCCCGACGGATTGCCGTGGGCGCCCGAACGGACGGCAGCGGTCCTCACCGAATTCACGGGAATGGACCTCATGCTCAACCGACGCGGCTTGGTGGGCGCGGGCGCCGCGCTCGCCGCCGGCTCAGCCATCACCGGCGCCATGCACGACTGGCTGCACTCCGAGCCCGCCCCGGCGGCCCGGACCCGCCCAGGCGACCTCCTCCACGCGGACAACGCCGGCTTCGACCGGTACGAGGCCGCCCCCATCGGGTCCGAGGAGATCGAGGCCCTCGAGCACTCGGTCGAGGTGTTCCGGGCCTGGGACGCCTCCCGGGGCGGCGGACTCCAGCGCAAGGCCGTGGTGGGGCAGCTCAACGAGGTGGGCGGCATGCTCGCCTACCGCCACCCCGACCATCTGCAGCGCCGCCTGTGGGGCGTCGCCGCCAACCTCGCGGTGCTCGCCGGCTGGATGTCCCACGACGTCGGTCTGGAGCCCACCGCCCAGAAGTACTTCATCATCGCGGCCCACGCGGCACGCGAGGGCGGCGACCGTCCGCGCGCCGGCGAGGCGTTGTCGCGCGCCGCCCGCCAGATGGTCCACCTGGGACGGCCCGACGACGCCCTCGATCTCATGAAGCTCGCCACATCGGGGTCCGGGGAGGAGACCCTGCCGCGCACCCGGGCCATGCTGCACACCATCGAAGCCTGGGCGCAGGCCTCGATGGGCCACGGGCAGGCCATGCGGCGCACCCTCGGCGAGGCCGAGGAGCTGTTCATGTCCGACAAGCGTGACGTGCCGGCGCCCAGCTGGATGCAGCTGTTCGACGAGGCGGACATGCACGGGATGCAGGCCCTGGCCTTCCGGACGCTGGCCGAGCACGATCCGCGCGCGGCCGGCACGGCCCAGCGCCACGCCAAGCAGGCGCTGGAGCTTCGGATAAACGGTCGCCAGCGGTCCAAGATCTTCGACTACATCTCGCTCGCCTCGGCGTGCTTCATCGGCGACGACCCGGAGCAGGCCGACCGCTACGCGCGCCTCGCCCTGGTGTCGATGGGGGAGACCTCCTCGCACCGCACCTGGGACCGGCTGCGCGAGATGTACCGGCTCACCGGGCAGTTCGCGGGGTACGCCAAGATCCAGGACCTGCGCGAGGAGATCGAGCTCGCTCTGCCGCCGAGCCCGGTCAAGAAGAAGACGAGAGGGTCGCAGATCTGA